GATGCTCTCGTGAACCGCGTCCAGTTTGGCGGTGACGAGgtcgtcaaggccaaggatgGTGCTGGCAGCGCCACTCTGTCAATGGCTTACGCTGGTTTCCGGTCGGTTGCCTGACCACTTCACGTTGCTTCACACAGTGACTAACATGGCTGTAGATTCGCCGAGAAGGTTCTCCGTGCCGTAAAGGGCGAGAAGGGACTCGTCGAGCCTAGCTACGTCTACCTTCCCGGAGTCTCTGGAGGTGGTATCCCTGGAGGCGAGGCCATCGCTAAGGAGACTGGCAccgacttcttctctgttCCCATTGAGCTCGGCGTAAGTGGCAGATTGTTTCGTTTCTAGATGGGATATGTGCTAATATTACATAGCCCAACGGTGCCGAGAAGGCCACCAACCCACTGGAGGGCATtaccgagaaggagaaggctcTTCTGGCCAAGGCCACCGAGGGCCTCAAGGGCAACATCTCCAAGGGTGTCAGCTTTGTCCACAACCCTCCCCAAAAGTGAATACCCCCTATTTGATATCTTCCCTAATACCCAGTAAGAGGCTTCCAGAGCAGGCAAGGACACTCCTGAGGAGGCCCATAGCTATGGCACTAGACATAGTAATATGAGTCATGAGCACGATTGCTGATGATATGACTTTGCGCAGGCTGTGAAATGTTCCGGGCGATGATTTACGGTCGATGTCTTTATAGCCCCGATATTGATGAATCTTGGGGACTGCTGCAGGTATGATTGGAGTTTTGGTCAAGGATTGGTCTAAACCATGGCGAAATTTAGCTCTTGCGCGTTCATGGCACTCGTTGGTCGGATGTTTGGCGTGCTGTGCCTAGGCTTGGTAGAAGGGTATCATGGTATTATAGCTAGACAGACAAATCCTTCAGGGCTTGTTTGGTATGGTTTTAATCTGAAACACGGCACCCGGCAACTCGTTGATTTCAGCTTGGACACTGGTATTGATTCCAAGGGCAGCCAATGCACCCCGTACGACACCGCATGGGAACCATAAGAACTGCGGGGTGTAGCAAGTCAATATAAGAACAGATTATACGAAGAGATCGGGGCTTTTTGGGACCATACCGGTTGTGCGCGAACGATTGCTTGGCCGCCAGCTTCTGTGCTCATGCGCGAGAAGGGTCGGAATAGGTTGTCGGTCAATACGTAGACTCCCTGGCTCAATATTAGCGTAATCATCTCGTACCGCACAGAGAAAGAAAACGGACTCTGTGATTTGTCTTCAGATTGTCAATATTCTTGCCAAACACCAACGTCCAAAGATCTTTGCAGAGGAATTTGATGACGTCGAGTGTGTCGTTGAACCGTGGTCGGTCTCTTGAGAATCTGTTACGATGTAAGTCATGACAGCGTAGAGAACTCCAGACATCGATGCGCACCTCTCTACGAGGCCCTGCCCAACTCTGTACCCCAACATCTCAAGGCGATAGTGCACTGCGTCcatatcctcttcctcgtccttcCTTGTCGCGGTACCAGCCATTATTCCGGCTGCGCTGGAGCTTACTGCATGGCTAGTTGAGGCGGTATCTGCGGGTGCGCCATTTGATTCTGATGCGATGGAATCTCGCTCATGAGTTACGCGGTAGGCCATAGGAACGAGCTCAATAAGGAGAAAGTCG
This DNA window, taken from Fusarium oxysporum f. sp. lycopersici 4287 chromosome 7, whole genome shotgun sequence, encodes the following:
- a CDS encoding malate dehydrogenase, NAD-dependent; translation: MTRDDLFNINAGIVKGLIEVAAEVAPKAFILVISNPVNSTVPIAAEVLKAKGVFNPQRLFGVTTLDIVRAETFVAEITGRANPQELTIPVIGGHSGETIVPLFSKASPAVQIPEDKYDALVNRVQFGGDEVVKAKDGAGSATLSMAYAGFRFAEKVLRAVKGEKGLVEPSYVYLPGVSGGGIPGGEAIAKETGTDFFSVPIELGPNGAEKATNPLEGITEKEKALLAKATEGLKGNISKGVSFVHNPPQK
- a CDS encoding malate dehydrogenase, NAD-dependent — its product is MTRDDLFNINAGIVKGLIEVAAEVAPKAFILVISNPVNSTVPIAAEVLKAKGVFNPQRLFGVTTLDIVRAETFVAEITGRANPQELTIPVIGGHSGETIVPLFSKASPAVQIPEDKYDALVNRVQFGGDEVVKAKDGAGSATLSMAYAGFRFAEKVLRAVKGEKGLVEPSYVYLPGVSGGGIPGGEAIAKETGTDFFSVPIELGPNGAEKATNPLEGITEKEKALLAKATEGLKGNISKGVSFVHNPPQKL